In Arthrobacter sp. CDRTa11, one DNA window encodes the following:
- a CDS encoding GNAT family N-acetyltransferase yields the protein MSTAGIAPIETERLTLRLLTPADAAAVHSFRGDEGVTRFLSHAPLTAEENRVRLAEVVERAAVSTPEWFHYGWAITLRDTGQLIGDGRTWNSAGSPARGTLTPGSLPSHQASLGYVLHPDYQGRGYGREAAGALVQWLFRELGVSTVFAGVYEPNTASIRLLQHLGFTRDGYVAPELDKFGKGFPSLMFRLDNPGVSSR from the coding sequence ATGAGCACGGCCGGCATCGCACCAATTGAGACTGAGCGCCTCACACTGCGCCTGCTGACCCCTGCCGACGCCGCTGCCGTTCACAGTTTCCGCGGGGATGAAGGCGTCACGCGCTTCCTGTCCCACGCGCCCCTGACAGCCGAAGAGAACCGTGTGCGGCTGGCGGAAGTAGTGGAGCGTGCTGCCGTATCCACCCCTGAGTGGTTTCACTACGGCTGGGCCATCACTCTTCGGGATACCGGCCAGCTGATCGGCGACGGGAGGACCTGGAACAGTGCGGGTTCACCGGCACGCGGAACGTTGACCCCCGGCAGCCTCCCCTCCCACCAGGCGTCACTGGGTTACGTCCTGCACCCTGATTACCAGGGCCGGGGCTACGGCCGGGAGGCCGCGGGTGCCCTGGTGCAGTGGCTTTTCCGGGAGCTTGGCGTCAGTACTGTCTTCGCCGGAGTCTATGAACCAAATACTGCATCGATTAGGCTGCTCCAGCATCTGGGATTTACCCGGGACGGCTACGTCGCCCCGGAACTGGACAAATTTGGCAAAGGCTTCCCTTCGCTGATGTTCAGGTTGGACAACCCTGGGGTTTCATCCCGCTGA
- a CDS encoding ABC transporter permease, which produces MSQLTETQHQPSVPHTAGGYVAGIRDVVVLELKQRLRSRGWYIMLSIWFVLTGLVTWLTWASWNANQAAQRAYSDFATEATGPGSMIFEVVLAFVLLFALLVAPALSANAVNGDRAGGTLAILQVTLLQPGQILWGKFFAAWLAALAFLVSSAPFLIIGVALGGMTPGHVLVALLMLTLEVGVVCAVGVGISALAGRPLFSIVVTYLAVAGLVFGTLISFGLGTGLTHGTVMANEAQYSGFSQPTPDPEEPEYTCSGPLRERSTVHTERIAWLLAMNPYVVVADAIPYPDRTMSPFGYSGVGAIESISQGARHAMAGPEGTFPCANGEPKPRYLAQSAALWPLGLGLQLLFAGLLMWLGWRSLRTPARKLARGTRIA; this is translated from the coding sequence ATGAGCCAGCTGACCGAAACACAGCACCAGCCCTCCGTGCCACATACCGCCGGGGGCTACGTCGCCGGAATCAGGGACGTTGTGGTCCTTGAACTGAAACAGCGCCTGCGTTCCCGGGGCTGGTACATCATGCTGTCCATCTGGTTTGTCCTCACCGGCCTGGTGACCTGGCTGACCTGGGCCAGCTGGAATGCCAACCAGGCAGCCCAGCGGGCCTACTCGGATTTCGCTACCGAGGCCACTGGCCCCGGGTCCATGATCTTCGAAGTGGTTTTGGCCTTTGTCCTCCTGTTCGCGCTGCTGGTGGCACCCGCGTTGTCAGCCAACGCCGTCAACGGCGACCGCGCCGGCGGAACGCTGGCAATCCTGCAGGTGACACTGCTGCAGCCCGGGCAGATACTGTGGGGGAAATTTTTCGCCGCCTGGCTTGCCGCGCTGGCCTTCCTGGTATCCAGCGCACCTTTCCTGATCATCGGCGTGGCGCTCGGGGGCATGACACCGGGCCACGTCCTCGTGGCGCTGTTGATGCTCACCCTGGAAGTAGGCGTTGTCTGCGCCGTTGGCGTCGGAATCTCGGCCCTGGCCGGGCGTCCGTTGTTTTCCATTGTGGTGACCTACCTCGCGGTGGCGGGGCTGGTCTTCGGCACCCTGATTTCCTTTGGCTTGGGCACCGGCCTGACCCATGGCACCGTCATGGCAAACGAGGCGCAGTACAGCGGCTTTAGCCAACCGACGCCGGATCCGGAAGAACCCGAATACACGTGTTCCGGGCCGCTCCGCGAACGTTCCACCGTGCACACCGAACGCATCGCCTGGCTGCTGGCCATGAATCCGTACGTGGTGGTGGCGGACGCCATCCCGTATCCGGACCGTACCATGAGCCCGTTTGGCTATTCAGGGGTTGGAGCCATTGAATCAATCAGCCAGGGGGCAAGGCATGCCATGGCCGGCCCGGAGGGGACATTTCCCTGCGCCAATGGCGAGCCCAAGCCCCGGTATTTGGCGCAGTCCGCTGCGTTGTGGCCCCTTGGCCTTGGCCTGCAGCTGCTGTTCGCCGGGCTCCTGATGTGGCTGGGGTGGCGTTCGCTGCGGACGCCGGCCCGGAAGCTGGCGCGGGGCACCCGGATCGCCTAG
- the recR gene encoding recombination mediator RecR — MYEGAVQELIDELGRLPGVGPKSAQRLAFHILEADPQDMKRLVEAITTVKERVKFCSACGNVTEQELCNICRDPRRDPSVICVVEESKDVLAVERTRSFRGRYHVLGGAINPIAGVGPEQLRIRELLTRLNDGAIQEVIIATDPNLEGEATATYLARMLKSIGIVVTRLASGLPVGGDLEYADEVTLGRAFEGRRNALT, encoded by the coding sequence TCCAGGAGCTGATTGATGAGCTCGGACGCCTTCCCGGTGTTGGCCCCAAATCCGCGCAGCGTCTGGCATTCCATATCCTCGAAGCCGATCCGCAGGACATGAAGCGGCTGGTGGAAGCCATCACCACCGTGAAGGAGCGGGTGAAGTTCTGCTCTGCCTGCGGCAACGTTACGGAGCAGGAGCTGTGCAACATCTGCCGTGACCCCCGGCGTGATCCTTCAGTTATCTGTGTGGTGGAGGAGTCCAAAGACGTCCTTGCCGTGGAACGGACCAGGTCATTCCGTGGCCGGTACCATGTGCTCGGCGGAGCCATTAACCCCATCGCCGGCGTGGGCCCCGAGCAACTGCGGATCCGCGAACTTCTCACCCGGCTCAACGACGGCGCCATCCAGGAAGTCATCATCGCCACCGATCCCAACCTGGAGGGCGAGGCGACGGCCACCTACCTGGCACGCATGCTGAAGTCGATCGGGATAGTGGTTACCCGCCTGGCTTCCGGGCTACCCGTCGGCGGGGATCTGGAATACGCGGACGAAGTCACCCTTGGCCGGGCATTCGAAGGCCGCCGCAACGCACTGACTTAG